From Sporosarcina sp. 6E9, a single genomic window includes:
- a CDS encoding response regulator, translating into MRSILIVVDQPGIRLLLGELFRKENYSVRLAKNGVEAFIKIEAEQPDCVLLDMKMAGIDGMEVLKKIKKKWPAVPVIMMTAYGELEKIEEVLALGAEKYFTKPFDIYEVRDTVNEIITG; encoded by the coding sequence GTGAGAAGTATCTTAATTGTAGTTGATCAACCTGGAATTCGATTATTACTTGGAGAGTTGTTTCGAAAAGAAAACTACTCAGTTAGACTAGCGAAAAACGGTGTAGAAGCATTTATAAAAATTGAAGCCGAACAACCCGATTGTGTACTCCTGGATATGAAAATGGCAGGCATTGACGGAATGGAAGTATTAAAAAAGATAAAAAAGAAGTGGCCGGCAGTCCCTGTTATTATGATGACTGCATATGGCGAATTGGAAAAAATCGAAGAAGTACTCGCTTTAGGCGCAGAAAAATATTTTACAAAACCGTTTGATATCTATGAAGTTCGCGATACCGTCAATGAGATAATTACTGGTTAA
- a CDS encoding DUF2529 family protein, with the protein MKMLTTQISGLLQRIIGNNEDSIEETARLLAQATIGEGRVILACFGEMKAVQLVATEGVDKLVGAIAYEPGMKIESQDRVWIVTRSHQNEEALLLARTLADAFIPFAAVSSVNAEDNDLAELATTYISTRLTRGLLPGEDGERIVEPQALAALFIYEAVKISYDEMVLED; encoded by the coding sequence ATGAAGATGTTAACGACACAAATTAGTGGTTTATTGCAACGAATTATAGGAAATAATGAAGATTCCATTGAAGAGACTGCCCGCCTTCTCGCGCAAGCGACGATTGGAGAAGGTCGCGTTATTTTAGCTTGCTTTGGTGAAATGAAGGCTGTTCAGCTTGTCGCTACGGAAGGCGTCGACAAATTGGTCGGTGCGATTGCTTATGAACCTGGAATGAAAATTGAGTCTCAGGATCGTGTATGGATTGTAACTCGATCACACCAGAATGAAGAGGCTTTATTGCTTGCACGGACACTTGCTGATGCGTTTATTCCTTTTGCGGCTGTTTCATCTGTGAATGCGGAAGATAATGACCTTGCGGAATTGGCGACTACATATATTTCTACTAGGCTTACGCGCGGTTTATTACCGGGTGAAGACGGCGAGCGAATCGTCGAGCCACAGGCGTTGGCCGCGTTGTTTATTTATGAAGCTGTGAAGATTTCTTATGATGAGATGGTGTTGGAGGATTAG
- the rpmE gene encoding 50S ribosomal protein L31 — protein MKAGIHPEYKLATVTCSCGNTFETGSVKEDIRVEVCSECHPFYTGRQKFAQADGRVDRFNKKYGLKEEGREEEEEA, from the coding sequence ATGAAAGCAGGAATTCACCCAGAATACAAATTAGCGACCGTTACTTGTTCATGTGGAAACACATTTGAAACAGGCTCTGTAAAAGAGGATATTCGCGTTGAAGTATGTTCAGAATGTCACCCATTCTACACTGGTCGTCAGAAGTTTGCACAAGCAGACGGACGTGTCGACCGCTTTAACAAGAAATATGGCCTCAAAGAAGAAGGACGCGAAGAAGAAGAGGAAGCTTAA
- a CDS encoding thymidine kinase: protein MYQAVQGGWIEVICGSMFSGKSEELIRRVKRAQFAKQKIAVFKPEIDDRYSDEAVVSHNGTTVIANPVASSSHIDEFDKSPYDIIAIDEAQFFDEEIVDTVMKLADEGFRVIIAGLDQDFRGEPFGPMPRLMAVAEHVTKLQAVCTQCGSPASRTQRLINGVPAGYDDPVILVGAKEAYEARCRKHHEVPHGISEAVAQI, encoded by the coding sequence ATGTACCAAGCAGTACAAGGCGGATGGATTGAAGTCATCTGCGGAAGCATGTTTTCAGGAAAATCTGAGGAACTAATTCGCCGCGTCAAACGGGCGCAATTCGCGAAACAAAAAATAGCTGTCTTCAAGCCGGAAATTGATGACCGATACAGCGACGAAGCCGTTGTCAGCCATAACGGCACGACGGTCATCGCGAATCCTGTCGCGAGCTCATCTCATATCGATGAATTCGACAAATCCCCGTACGACATCATTGCCATCGATGAAGCGCAGTTTTTCGATGAAGAAATTGTCGACACGGTTATGAAACTGGCTGATGAAGGTTTTCGAGTGATTATCGCAGGCCTCGATCAAGACTTCCGCGGAGAACCATTTGGCCCGATGCCACGTTTAATGGCTGTCGCGGAACATGTGACAAAACTTCAAGCGGTTTGCACGCAATGCGGTTCTCCAGCAAGTCGCACGCAACGGCTCATTAACGGCGTGCCAGCAGGTTATGATGATCCTGTTATTCTGGTCGGCGCAAAAGAAGCGTATGAAGCAAGATGCCGTAAACATCATGAAGTTCCACACGGCATTTCCGAAGCAGTTGCCCA
- a CDS encoding UDP-N-acetylglucosamine 1-carboxyvinyltransferase yields MDVYKIKGGKPLQGTISVSGAKNSAVALIPASILADSPVTLEGLPEISDVLTLQALLEDIGGKVILDGKTMVIDPTEIISMPLPNGNVKKLRASYYLMGAMLGRFKHAAIGLPGGCHLGPRPIDQHIKGFEALGATVTNEHGAIYLRAKELRGAKIYLDVVSVGATINIMLAAVLAKGRTTIENAAKEPEIVDVATLLSNMGAKIKGAGTNIIRIDGVEKLHGTRHTIIPDRIEAGTFMIMAAAAGDGVTIDNVIPFHLEALTSKLREMGVDIVEKDEQIFIPKTEKLQAVDVKTLVYPGFPTDLQQPFSVLLTQAVGSSMITDTVYSARFKHIDEIGRMNAIARVEGSSAILSGPTPLEAATVRASDLRAGAALVLAGLLADGETEIREIQHIERGYSSLIKKLQGLGAEISKVKISESVSLRE; encoded by the coding sequence ATGGACGTTTATAAAATCAAAGGCGGTAAACCGCTTCAAGGTACAATTTCGGTAAGTGGAGCGAAGAATAGCGCGGTCGCGCTCATTCCAGCATCTATCTTGGCAGATTCACCCGTCACACTCGAAGGGTTACCGGAAATCTCTGACGTGCTGACTTTGCAAGCGCTTCTCGAAGATATTGGCGGGAAAGTGATTCTCGACGGCAAAACAATGGTCATTGATCCAACCGAAATTATTTCAATGCCATTACCAAACGGGAATGTGAAAAAGCTTCGTGCTTCGTACTATTTAATGGGTGCGATGCTCGGGCGTTTTAAGCATGCCGCGATTGGATTGCCAGGCGGATGTCACCTCGGCCCTCGTCCGATTGATCAACATATTAAAGGATTCGAAGCGCTTGGGGCAACAGTCACCAATGAACACGGTGCGATTTATCTGCGAGCGAAAGAATTGCGCGGCGCCAAAATTTATTTGGACGTCGTCAGTGTCGGTGCTACCATTAATATTATGTTGGCAGCCGTTCTGGCAAAAGGACGGACGACGATTGAGAACGCAGCGAAAGAACCGGAAATCGTTGATGTGGCGACATTATTATCCAATATGGGTGCGAAAATTAAAGGAGCCGGAACGAATATTATTCGCATCGACGGTGTTGAAAAATTGCATGGTACGCGCCACACGATTATTCCGGACCGCATTGAAGCCGGGACATTTATGATTATGGCAGCTGCGGCTGGAGACGGTGTGACCATCGACAACGTCATTCCTTTTCACCTAGAAGCGTTAACATCGAAGCTTCGTGAAATGGGTGTGGATATCGTTGAAAAAGATGAACAGATTTTCATTCCAAAAACAGAAAAACTGCAAGCGGTCGATGTGAAGACGCTCGTATATCCTGGTTTCCCAACGGATTTACAGCAACCTTTTTCAGTGCTCCTAACGCAAGCAGTTGGTTCGTCCATGATTACCGATACTGTATATTCCGCAAGGTTCAAACATATTGATGAAATTGGACGGATGAATGCAATCGCACGTGTCGAAGGTAGCTCGGCGATTTTGTCCGGCCCGACCCCATTAGAAGCAGCAACCGTTCGTGCATCAGATCTTCGAGCAGGGGCGGCCCTCGTACTCGCGGGTTTATTGGCAGACGGTGAGACTGAAATTCGGGAGATTCAACACATTGAACGCGGATATAGTTCTCTTATTAAAAAATTACAAGGACTTGGCGCTGAAATCAGTAAGGTGAAAATCTCTGAAAGTGTCTCACTTCGCGAATAA
- the rho gene encoding transcription termination factor Rho, producing MKILTMSALENMTLKELYEHAREFKIAYYAKMSKKELIFAILKLRAEKEGFFFMEGVLEIIQSEGYGFLRPINYSSSSEDIYISASQIRRFDLRNGDKVAGKVRPPKESERYYGLLQVEAVNGEDPEDSRNRVHFPALTPLYPDRHIKLETDPTKLSTRIMDLVAPVGFGQRGLIVAPPKAGKTLLLKEIANSIATNYPDTELIVLLIDERPEEVTDIERSVKADVVSSTFDELPENHIKVAELVLERAMRLVEHKKDVVILMDSITRLARAYNLVIPPSGRTLSGGIDPAAFHRPKRFFGAARNLEEGGSLTILATALIDTGSRMDDVIYEEFKGTGNLELHLDRNLAERRIFPALDIRRSGTRKEELLLPKDQLEKFWAIRKTFSDAPDFVDRFLRKLRQTKTNEEFFEKLNSEMKAHRNGKGLL from the coding sequence ATGAAAATATTAACGATGTCGGCGCTTGAAAATATGACTTTAAAAGAGTTATATGAACATGCCCGTGAATTTAAAATTGCTTACTATGCAAAAATGTCCAAAAAGGAATTGATTTTTGCGATTTTGAAATTAAGAGCAGAAAAAGAAGGCTTTTTCTTTATGGAAGGCGTTCTTGAAATTATTCAATCGGAAGGATACGGGTTTTTAAGACCAATCAATTACTCATCCAGTTCCGAAGATATTTATATTTCTGCTTCACAAATACGTCGCTTCGACCTTCGTAATGGCGACAAAGTTGCTGGCAAAGTCAGACCGCCAAAAGAATCGGAACGTTACTATGGTTTACTACAAGTTGAGGCAGTTAACGGAGAAGATCCGGAAGATTCACGAAATCGAGTTCACTTCCCGGCACTTACCCCACTTTACCCTGATCGCCATATTAAACTAGAAACAGATCCAACAAAACTATCAACGAGAATTATGGATTTAGTCGCCCCCGTAGGTTTTGGTCAACGCGGATTGATTGTCGCACCGCCGAAAGCCGGGAAAACACTACTCTTAAAAGAGATTGCAAACTCCATTGCAACCAATTATCCTGATACAGAACTTATTGTTCTATTGATAGATGAACGACCGGAAGAAGTAACAGATATCGAACGTTCTGTGAAAGCGGACGTTGTTAGCTCAACATTCGATGAGCTTCCGGAAAACCATATTAAAGTTGCAGAACTTGTTCTGGAACGTGCAATGCGACTGGTCGAACATAAAAAAGATGTTGTGATTCTAATGGACTCGATTACAAGACTAGCACGTGCTTACAACCTAGTCATTCCACCAAGCGGCCGAACATTATCCGGAGGAATTGACCCAGCGGCATTCCACCGACCAAAACGATTTTTCGGTGCCGCAAGAAACTTGGAAGAAGGCGGCAGTTTAACAATCTTGGCAACTGCGCTTATTGACACGGGATCAAGAATGGACGATGTCATTTACGAAGAGTTCAAAGGAACAGGTAACCTAGAACTTCACCTTGACCGCAATCTCGCAGAACGCCGTATTTTCCCGGCGCTCGACATTCGCCGTTCAGGAACACGAAAAGAAGAACTACTCTTACCGAAAGACCAACTCGAAAAGTTCTGGGCTATCCGGAAAACATTCTCCGACGCACCAGACTTTGTCGACCGCTTCCTAAGAAAGCTTCGCCAAACAAAAACAAACGAAGAGTTTTTCGAAAAACTAAACTCAGAAATGAAAGCCCACCGCAATGGGAAAGGGTTATTATAA
- a CDS encoding class II fructose-bisphosphate aldolase has protein sequence MALVSMKEMMIKGKKEGYAIGQFNLNNLEYTQAILQAAEAEKSPVILGVSEGAARYMGGFTTVVNMVKGLMHDYEITVPVAIHLDHGTSFESCKAAIDAGFTSVMIDASSKPLDENIAITNTVVEYAHERGVSVEAELGVVGGEEDDIIADGVIYADPAECKELVEKTNIDCLAPALGSVHGPYKGEPNLGFEEMETISSQSDLPLVLHGGTGIPLKDIQRAISLGTAKINVNTENQIQGTKAVRDFLASDAEAYDPRKYLAPMREAIKETVIGKMREFGSSQKA, from the coding sequence ATGGCACTTGTTTCGATGAAAGAAATGATGATTAAAGGTAAAAAAGAAGGCTATGCAATTGGTCAGTTCAACCTGAACAACTTAGAATATACGCAAGCAATATTACAGGCGGCTGAAGCAGAAAAATCCCCTGTTATTCTTGGGGTTTCAGAAGGCGCGGCTCGTTACATGGGCGGTTTCACAACAGTAGTAAACATGGTGAAAGGACTTATGCACGATTATGAAATCACAGTTCCAGTTGCGATCCATTTAGATCACGGAACTAGCTTTGAAAGTTGTAAAGCAGCTATCGACGCTGGATTTACTTCTGTCATGATTGACGCATCATCCAAGCCACTTGATGAAAATATTGCAATTACAAATACGGTTGTTGAATATGCACATGAACGCGGCGTATCTGTCGAAGCTGAACTTGGAGTTGTTGGCGGAGAAGAAGATGACATCATCGCAGACGGCGTAATCTATGCAGATCCAGCTGAATGTAAAGAACTTGTTGAAAAAACAAATATTGACTGTCTCGCTCCAGCACTTGGATCCGTTCATGGTCCTTACAAAGGAGAGCCGAACTTAGGTTTCGAAGAAATGGAAACTATTTCAAGTCAGTCTGACTTACCACTAGTTTTACACGGCGGAACAGGCATCCCGCTTAAAGATATTCAACGTGCGATTTCACTTGGTACTGCGAAAATTAACGTGAATACAGAAAACCAAATTCAAGGAACAAAAGCGGTTCGTGATTTCCTAGCATCGGATGCAGAAGCTTATGATCCAAGAAAATACCTAGCACCAATGCGTGAAGCAATCAAAGAAACAGTTATCGGGAAAATGCGCGAATTCGGAAGTTCACAAAAAGCATAA
- a CDS encoding CTP synthase: MTKYIFVTGGVVSSLGKGITAASLGRLLKNHGLQVTIQKFDPYINVDPGTMSPYQHGEVFVTEDGAETDLDVGHYERFIDINLNKYSNVTMGKVYSSVLKKERRGDYNGATVQVIPHITNEIKERILASGKNTNADVVITEVGGSVGDIESLPILEAIRQMKTDFNKNDIMYIHCTLIPYMKAAGEMKTKPTQHSVKELRSLGIQPDVIVVRSEQTVPQEMKDKIALFCSVRPEEVIEAVDADILYRMPLMLKEQKMDDIVIDHLQLKAGKADMSDLHALIDLVSSVSKKVQVALVGKYVELPDAYISAVEALSHAGYPFATEVEVKWVDSEKVTSENVAELLGDVDGIVVPGGFGDRGIDGKIEAITYARENKVPFFGIALGMQLATVEYARNVVGLKDAHSTEFNPETSHAIVQKDADQNGTMRLGVSPCKLEKGTKVGVAYGAELIYERHRNRHEFNNEYREQLEEAGMIFSGNSPDGQFVETIELGDHPFFVACQFHPEFASRPTRPQPLISAFVEATLSHQSGK, translated from the coding sequence ATGACAAAATATATTTTTGTAACAGGTGGAGTTGTTTCTTCACTCGGAAAAGGAATCACGGCAGCATCACTCGGTCGCTTGCTGAAAAATCACGGACTGCAAGTGACTATTCAAAAATTCGATCCATATATCAACGTCGACCCGGGAACAATGAGCCCGTATCAACATGGAGAAGTCTTCGTGACAGAAGACGGTGCAGAAACGGATCTCGATGTCGGCCATTACGAACGCTTTATTGATATTAATCTAAACAAATACTCCAACGTAACAATGGGGAAAGTCTATTCTTCCGTACTGAAAAAAGAACGCCGCGGCGATTACAACGGTGCGACTGTTCAAGTAATTCCTCATATTACAAATGAAATAAAAGAACGCATTCTCGCATCTGGAAAAAACACCAATGCAGACGTCGTCATCACGGAAGTCGGCGGAAGTGTCGGGGATATTGAGTCTCTTCCAATTCTAGAAGCAATCCGTCAAATGAAAACGGACTTCAATAAGAATGACATCATGTACATTCACTGTACACTGATTCCATATATGAAAGCGGCAGGTGAAATGAAAACGAAGCCGACACAACATAGCGTTAAAGAACTGCGCAGTCTCGGAATTCAACCAGACGTCATCGTCGTTCGTTCTGAACAAACTGTTCCTCAAGAAATGAAAGATAAAATTGCGCTATTCTGTAGTGTGCGTCCGGAAGAAGTCATTGAAGCAGTAGACGCGGATATCCTTTATAGAATGCCACTCATGCTGAAAGAACAAAAAATGGACGATATTGTCATCGATCACCTCCAACTGAAAGCTGGGAAAGCGGACATGTCCGACCTGCACGCACTCATCGACTTAGTGAGTTCGGTTTCGAAAAAGGTACAAGTTGCCCTTGTCGGAAAATATGTCGAGCTCCCAGACGCTTATATTTCAGCGGTCGAAGCTCTTTCACATGCAGGTTATCCATTCGCTACGGAAGTAGAAGTGAAGTGGGTTGATTCGGAAAAAGTGACATCTGAAAATGTTGCTGAGCTTTTAGGCGACGTAGATGGAATCGTAGTTCCAGGTGGATTTGGTGATCGCGGAATCGACGGGAAAATCGAAGCCATCACATATGCGAGAGAAAACAAAGTGCCATTTTTCGGAATTGCACTCGGCATGCAACTGGCAACCGTTGAATATGCACGTAATGTGGTCGGCTTGAAGGATGCACATTCAACTGAATTTAATCCAGAAACGAGCCACGCAATTGTACAAAAAGACGCAGACCAAAATGGTACGATGCGTCTCGGCGTATCCCCATGTAAATTGGAGAAAGGAACAAAAGTGGGCGTGGCATACGGCGCAGAGTTAATCTACGAACGTCACCGTAACCGCCACGAGTTCAACAATGAATATCGTGAACAACTCGAAGAAGCAGGCATGATTTTCTCTGGAAACAGCCCAGACGGTCAATTTGTCGAAACCATTGAGCTTGGAGATCATCCATTCTTCGTCGCATGCCAATTCCACCCAGAATTCGCATCACGCCCAACACGTCCGCAACCACTAATCAGCGCGTTCGTCGAAGCAACGTTATCACATCAATCGGGTAAATAA
- the glpX gene encoding class II fructose-bisphosphatase, with the protein MERSLSMELVRVTEAAGVAAARWMGRGLKNEADDAATTAMRMVFDTIPMQGVVVIGEGEMDEAPMLYIGEELGMGNGPLVDVAVDPLEGTNIVASGGWNALAVLAIADQGNLLNAPDMYMDKIAVGPEAVGKIDIDASVTDNLFAVAKAKNKDIEDVVATVLSRDRHLAIIEEIRAAGARIKLITDGDVAGAINTAFDGTGVDILFGHGGAPEGVISAVALKCLGGEIQGRLVPSNQAEIDRCNRMGIDLKKVLYMNDLVKGDDAIFAATGVTDGELLRGVRFKGSYSETHSVVMRSKSGTVRFVEGRHSMKKKPHLVMQN; encoded by the coding sequence ATGGAACGCAGTTTATCGATGGAATTAGTCAGGGTTACTGAAGCAGCCGGCGTAGCAGCAGCACGCTGGATGGGGCGCGGATTGAAAAATGAGGCAGACGATGCAGCAACAACTGCAATGCGAATGGTCTTTGACACAATTCCAATGCAAGGCGTCGTCGTGATCGGCGAAGGTGAAATGGATGAAGCACCTATGCTTTATATCGGTGAAGAACTTGGCATGGGAAATGGCCCGCTTGTTGACGTCGCGGTTGACCCACTCGAAGGAACGAACATCGTTGCATCGGGCGGTTGGAATGCGCTTGCAGTTTTAGCAATTGCGGACCAAGGCAATCTTCTAAATGCTCCGGACATGTATATGGACAAAATTGCAGTCGGTCCGGAAGCGGTTGGCAAAATTGATATTGATGCTTCAGTCACAGATAACTTGTTTGCAGTCGCAAAAGCTAAAAACAAAGATATCGAAGACGTTGTCGCCACGGTATTAAGTAGAGATCGTCATTTAGCGATTATTGAAGAAATTCGCGCTGCAGGTGCGCGCATTAAACTCATCACAGATGGCGATGTAGCCGGTGCCATTAATACTGCGTTTGACGGAACGGGTGTCGATATTTTATTCGGCCATGGCGGTGCTCCAGAAGGTGTAATTTCGGCTGTAGCGCTCAAATGTTTAGGCGGAGAAATTCAAGGTCGCCTCGTACCTTCCAATCAAGCTGAAATTGATCGATGCAACAGAATGGGTATCGATTTGAAAAAAGTGCTGTACATGAATGACCTGGTGAAAGGCGACGATGCAATTTTCGCCGCAACAGGTGTAACAGATGGGGAGTTACTTCGCGGTGTTCGGTTCAAAGGTTCTTACAGTGAAACACACTCAGTCGTAATGCGTTCCAAATCAGGAACTGTGCGCTTCGTAGAAGGTCGTCATAGTATGAAAAAGAAACCTCACCTCGTTATGCAAAACTAA
- the rpoE gene encoding DNA-directed RNA polymerase subunit delta, with the protein MNIREMTKEQLAEESIIDIAYAVLAEKNENLTLRQLMDEVRKLNGITVRSMAEKLPRVNTDINIDGRFLSIDDIRWGLREWYPVDQLEVETAPVVRTRRKRKAVDDEDDLDLDDDEEVVDEDGFDLIDLEEDEDDDEEEGELLVADEAEAEIDVDVDLLEEDEEDILPEDLLIDDEDDEEDEEEEEE; encoded by the coding sequence ATGAATATCCGTGAAATGACGAAAGAACAGTTAGCAGAAGAATCGATTATCGATATTGCATATGCGGTATTGGCTGAAAAAAATGAGAACTTGACATTAAGACAGTTAATGGATGAGGTTCGCAAACTAAATGGTATTACAGTTAGATCTATGGCTGAAAAACTACCAAGAGTAAATACAGATATTAATATTGACGGACGATTTCTATCAATTGACGACATTCGTTGGGGACTGCGCGAATGGTATCCGGTCGATCAATTAGAAGTAGAAACAGCGCCAGTTGTACGTACGCGTAGAAAACGAAAAGCTGTTGATGATGAGGATGACCTCGATTTAGATGACGATGAAGAAGTGGTGGACGAAGACGGATTCGATCTAATCGATCTTGAAGAAGACGAAGACGATGATGAGGAAGAGGGCGAACTACTCGTAGCCGATGAGGCAGAAGCTGAAATCGATGTCGACGTAGATTTACTTGAAGAAGACGAAGAAGATATTCTTCCAGAAGATCTCTTAATCGATGATGAAGATGACGAAGAAGATGAAGAAGAAGAAGAGGAATAA
- the fsa gene encoding fructose-6-phosphate aldolase, whose product MKFFIDTANFEEIQEAHSWGIISGVTTNPSLVAKEDVPFHERLRQITELVDSSVSAEVISLDAEGMLKEGRELAKIAPNITVKLPMTPEGLKACSVFAAEGIKTNVTLIFSANQALLAARAGATYVSPFLGRLDDIGSDGMDLVETIANIFVIHDIKSEIIAASIRSPQHITDAALAGAHIATTPFNVLKQLFNHPLTDKGIEAFLADWESRKNK is encoded by the coding sequence ATGAAGTTTTTTATCGATACAGCAAATTTTGAAGAGATTCAAGAAGCACATAGCTGGGGAATCATTTCTGGAGTTACGACAAACCCATCATTAGTAGCAAAAGAAGACGTTCCTTTTCATGAAAGACTGCGCCAAATCACGGAACTCGTTGATAGTTCTGTAAGTGCAGAAGTTATTTCACTAGATGCTGAAGGCATGTTGAAAGAAGGACGCGAACTTGCCAAAATCGCTCCGAATATTACAGTAAAACTTCCAATGACGCCTGAGGGCTTAAAAGCGTGTTCAGTATTTGCCGCAGAGGGTATTAAAACAAACGTAACACTGATTTTCAGTGCAAATCAAGCACTACTTGCAGCCCGTGCAGGTGCTACGTACGTGTCTCCGTTCCTAGGCAGACTCGATGATATCGGATCAGACGGTATGGACTTAGTCGAAACAATCGCAAATATCTTTGTGATTCACGACATAAAATCAGAAATCATTGCAGCCTCCATCCGCAGTCCTCAACATATTACAGATGCGGCACTAGCAGGTGCGCATATTGCAACAACACCTTTTAATGTACTAAAACAACTATTCAACCATCCATTAACTGACAAAGGAATCGAAGCATTTCTTGCGGATTGGGAAAGTAGAAAGAATAAGTAA